Sequence from the Clupea harengus chromosome 20, Ch_v2.0.2, whole genome shotgun sequence genome:
TGTTGCCTGTTTGTTATCATTGTGCGAACACTCTCAATTTGGAAGTGGGACTTTCCAAAATGGCAACATTCACAATTCCCAGCTGCGTGAACGCACAAATATTTTCGCGGATTTTGTGAAAACCCATTCTTTTTGCATAGGGATTTTactttggaaccaggaagtgttaaaatgctaaaCTGCATACTTCCGGTCGACTTCCACAGTCTATAACCGGTCATGTTAGACGATAGAAATGGCTGTGTATCACAGTTGAGGGTTCCTTGTTTGAGTGATCTTTACAGATACGTACTGTGCTGTAAACTCCGTGGAAGCCTCGGGTAGAAGTAGGTAAGAGTCTGGCAAGTGATTAGCTCGGTAGCTGTGTTCGGCCGTTAGCTGACTGTACTGTTAACGCGTCTAATTAGCTGACTTGAATGCATGCTTCTCTTGCTGTATGCTGTGCTTCCCAACTGGGAAGTGGGATAGTTCTGACCTCCGACTGGAAGAATACACCCGAACCTTTAGTATGACCTGAACCATTCTATGACCTAAACGTCTGTCTAACGCTGAACATCCCACTAGGAAAGTGGTCCGAGAAAGTAGGTTTGACGTCACTCGACATGGCAGCGTTTTGTCAAGAAAGATACAAAATGTTATAGTTCCGCGCTCAAAATAAGTCACTTCATAATACTTTATTGTTTATTCAGGTCGTAGTCATTAGCGCAGGTGGCTTTGATGTGAAACGATACTTCGCAGTTTACTTTTGTGTAACTAACGTACCGTAATGTTAACCTCCTGCCTAGCCGTGCCTAACTGTTCAACAGCGTTGCCTGTTTGTTGTCTTCGTGAACGCTCTCAACTCGGAGGTAGGACGTTCCCGAAATGGGAACTTCCCACaattctcagctgcctgaacgCAAGATAAGccaacaaaatacatttgaaaacactCAAGATTCTGAAAATCATAGGCTATTAGCATAGATCCTTTTGGACTATTCTAATAGTTTCTTGTAGTACGCAAAACTTGACCGTGAAATTTATTGCAGAGTTGCCAACTTCACACGATTTCTGAAACCTGTCAACCATACAGCAAAACGTCACACCACATTTGAAAAAATGCTAATTCTTCCCCTAGATCCTGATAGGTAGATTTGAGAAGGGATTTgagttttgaatgcagtgtttgATTTTGCAGATTTTGCAGAGATGTGTGgtgttttacattttgtgtgaAGAGTTTTCAAAAAATGAGACCTAGTTTCACAAAACGTGTTTAAGCACTTGCAAATAATTGCAAGACAGTTTCTTGTTAAATTAGATAAAGAATTAACAAAAATGCTGTATGCTGTAAAACCCTTTGAGTAGTGAGGTGATGTGAAAAACCTGTGTAAAATTAAAGAGAGCTAACTATCTAAAAGGTAtgcaaccttgcaaacaccaccataCTTAATTTTTATTACATGTAATAAAAGAACAACCCATACATTATTTTGGTTTAGACAATGAAAATAACAAGGTAGTTCatcactgaaatgaaatgaatatttGCATCAAACCTTTCATCTTGCTAAAGTAAGACATTGTTTAAAGTTTTAATCTATTCTGAAGCCTTTTTTTTAACCTGTGTATGTTCTCTTATTTTGACAGATCCAAAAACGCTGCTTTTTGCCTGTTTAAGacggaagaaaaggaaaaataacATCACCAACATGTCATCGGAAGACCATTCCGATCCTGAGACCATTGATATTATTGATAGTGACCGTCCTGATAGTGAGTAAGGTGTTGCCTTTGGCTGTTTTCCAAACAAAACTTTAAAGTTGTGTTTAGCATCAGTGTCTTGAAGAGGAAATCAACTTCAAACGTATTCTTTTCTGCCATCATAAAATGTCCctgttcaaatcaaatcaaatcaaatcaaactttatttgtacggcgcatttcatacaaggaagtaacacaatgcgcctcacagtaggaaagaaaagggggggggggggggtttacaaacacttgtaaaaaaaaaaccacacagattttcaagagataaatgaataaaataaaataaacgtactaaccacactggcactgtaaaggactactcagcacggtcatcgtcaaactaagctgctgggggggggggggggggggggttacaaacacttgtaaagagacacagataagtaaataaataaataaatgttacattaatgttaaataaatacattttacaagttacaaaacacttataaaaagacacagattttgccagagataaatgaacaggaaattacgtactaaccgcactggcaccataaaggactgctcagcacagttatcgtcaaactaagagacagctgctggggggggggggggggggggggtacaaatacttgaaaagagacagaaataagtaaataaataaatgttccataaatgttaaatacattttacagtgagtgataagcgagatcaaagaggtatgtcttaagtgcatgtttaaaggtttcaaccgtttcggccattcttaggtattctggcagagtgttccaaaggttgggggcatagaaactaaaagctgcttccccatgtctctttgtcctggcttttggaactgttagaagttcagtgccggaggacctcagggatctactgggtgtgtaccttgagagcatgtctgttatatattcaggtgcatgactatggagtgatttatagactagtaggagaaccttgaaatctattctaaaactaacaggtagccagtgcagtgattttaatactggtgtgatgtgcgctctccgtcttgttttagtgaggactcgcgctgctgcattctgtattgtttgtattgtTCCCCTCAGTATCTGTATGCGGAGGTTGATTGTGGTTAGAGGTGGTGGatctaacagtgtgtgtgtgtgtgtgtgtgtgtgtgtgtgtgtgtacttctgtgCAGGTGGAGAGGTCGTGGATCTAACCAGCGAAGTGGCTGAAACATCTGTGGTTGACCTGACCAACAATGATTCTGTGGTGGTGAGTTTGGGGATTATTCtgtcatgtgcacacacacacacacacacacacacacacacacacacacacacacacacacacacacacacccagccagcCCATAGTTGAATCTCTTAAAGTTTATTggacactttctttttttttatatatatatatatttttttttttattgaaaagtgTAGATTTCAGACAGGTATTTATCCACATATACAtgagttttcttctttttttttttacatagaaGAAactcccaccctccccccacccttgCTGGACATAGATAAATCACCATAACAGAAAACAACCACACGGACAGTTTAGGTGTCTTTGATACACCTGTTTAGAgttcaaacacaaataaatagacAGACTTTCTATTAGAAACTGCATGACCTTAAGAGCTCAAACATGTTGCACCCGGCAAAACACTATAACCAAGCTAAGTGGGCTGAACAGTATAGTGTGGACCCAAGCCTACGGACCACGTAGACTTCTGGACTTAATCACTCAGTGTGTTGGGGAGTCCCTGAAGACCACTAAAGTATGACAATAGAGGTCCGCAGACTGCCTGGAATTTGTCAGAGCCTCTAATTGCAAATGTAATCTTCTccaaatgtaaaaataacattACATCTTTCAGCCATTGCGCTGCACTAGGTGGGATGTCTGATTTCCAATGGAGTAAGATCTGCCTTCGTGCCAGCAAAGATACAAATGCTATGATGTTGAGCTTATCTTTGGTCATGCTTGTTTCCTCATTTGGTACACCAAATATAGCAATCGATGCACAATATTGGACACTTTCTAACAACGTTCcctctggcttttttttttcttcatattgTGTAACACCATCTGATGCAGCTGGTGGATGAAGGTAATACAATCCCTTTTCATTATTACAACTTCATTTAATCATCTTTAATTGTTCTGAAACAGATCCTTTTCATTATTACAACTTCATTTAATCATCGAAGTAAATCTCaaactttttaaagaaaatttGTAGTTAGGATATGGTCACCTGTAGAAGTGTTCTGAATCAAATCCTTTTCACAAGAAATCTTAGAGTTAATCTGATTCTTAATGTTAATCTGATTCTTCATGTTAATCTGACTTAATCTGATTCTTAATGTTAATCTGATTTAATCTGATTCTTCATGTTAATCTGATTCTCActcatctaaccctaaccctggcaGGTCTACAGAGCGATGCAGACGATTCCCCACGTGCCTTCAGACCCAGATTATTTCCTTCTCCGCATAGGAACACCAGCTCAAGGTAACACCAGATTTATCGcttgatttattgattgattgattgattgattgattgattgatgagagagagagagagaaagggagagaaactttattgatccccaaaGGGAAATTGCAGTGTGGCTGCAACACTTGATTGGTTTTAAAACTAAACTATGCTTACAGACAGGGATGAAGAGACAATCAGTTGCTTAATCAATTCTTCAGATAACTATCCTATACAAATGTTGTGATCCTAACAAAGCCTGCTTTTAAAGGGCAAcaagtctgtgtttttatgataattgatcatgctgtactgcattttatgtatttatattgtattgtaatagtttttgcctggaccccaggaagaatagtctccactatggtgtagactaatggggatccttaataaacaataaaacaaacaaaaacaataacagtcTTAAGACAGTGTCTTGTTTGCAGGTCTAAACCAGTCTTAAGACAGTGTCTTGTTTGCAGGTCTAAACCAGTCTTAAGACAGTGTCTTGTTTGCAGGTCTAAACCAGTCTTAAGACAGTGTCTTGTTTGCAGGTCTAAACCAGGTTTAAAGGGCAACAGTCTTAAGACAGTGTCTTGTTTGCAGGTCTAAACCAGGTTTAAAGGGCAACAGTCTTAAGACAGTGTCTTGTTTGCAGGTCTAAACCTGGTTTTAAAGGGCAGTCTTAAGACAGTGTCTTGTTTGCAGGTCTAAACCAGGTTTAAAGGGCAACAGTCTTAAGACAGTGTCTTGTTTGCAGGTCTAAACCAGGTTTAAAGGGCAGTCTTAAGACAGTGTCTTGTTTGCAGGTCTAAACCAGTCTTAAGACAGTGTCTTGTTTGCAGGTCTAAACCTGGTTTTAAAGGGCAGTCTTAAGACAGTGTCTTGTTTGCAGGTCTAAACCAGGTGTAGTGAGCTGTCCAATCTGCTTCGATACGTATCCTGAGGTAAGAAAGCCATCCCCGTTTCATCTTTGCGTGCTGAAGACAAGCCATGTTCACGGTGAACGAGTGATGGATTTGTGTCATTTAAGTTTCATAAATCATCATGTTATTGTTGTATTGTAACATTTGAGATTGGGGGTGGTAGTTCAATATGCATGTGTATCATCATGAAGGACATTTTATGGATAAACACATAGTACTTACAGCATAAAATAACTTGTATGGAAAAACATAGTACTTACAGCATAACATATATTTTATGGACAAACATAGTACTTACAGCATTAAATATCTTTTATCTCTTGCAAGAAGTGTTTAACACTGTAAACAAGCAATACCAGCGATCCCTTTCTGAGCATTCTAAGCAGCTGTCATGTCACACTGTATTAAAACAGCCTTTATCAGTCTTTGCTATCCAGACTGAAGGAATTGCTGCAGTTTCATttacatgtacagtaccagtcaaaagtttggacacactttctcattttttgagaagttctttctttacttttgttattttctacatggtagataacacttttttttttttagtacatcattctatatgtgttctttcgtagtttacatttcttcagtattaatctaccatgtagaaaataataaaagcaaagaaaacacttctcaaaaaaattaaaggtgtgtccaaacttttgactggtactgtacatttacatgttttagtAGTCGATGCACAAATCAGTCCCTCTCAGCTGTTCATGTATGGATATAgtcttacggtgcaaacccatgacagcgacgcgatacgcttccatcgctttgagtgggcgtttTGAAGCTTGTGGAAATAAATATCATtgtcaaaccgtcagagacgacaccaaacaatctgattggccgctgccgggaaaaatcgctcctcatttgcataggattcaacttttatcggtcgcgtcgccccaaaacggtggtctacgtcacaatggattggctcccgttgaaatgcatgggatttagaatatcgcgtcgctcgtaacggtgtcatgggtttgcaccgttagtcttagtcttaaTCTCTcaggtgtgttaatgtgtgtgtgtgtgtgttaatgtgtgtgtgtgtgtgtgtgtgtgtgtgtgtgtgtgtgtgtgtgtgtgtgtgtgtgtgtgtgtgtgtgtgtgtgtgtgtggatatagtctcagtgtgtctctctcgtgtgtgtgtgtgtgtgtgtggatatagtctcagtgtctctctctcaggtgtgtgtgtgtgtgtgtgtgtgtgtgtgtgtgtgtggatatagtCTTAGGTGTGTTTGACCTTCCtcatgtgcctctctctctctctctctctctctctctctctctctctctctcccccagatcCTCCACAGCGGTCGAGTCATGGTGTCCACGCTGTGTGGCCACACGTTCTGCAGTCAGTGCCTACGGGACTCGCTcgcccacgcacacacctgTCCTACCTGTAGGAagaagctcacacacagacaataccacCCCATCTAcatctgatgaacacacacacacacacatatacacacacacacacacacacacacacacacacacacacacacacacacacacacacacacacacacacacacgcacacacctgtcCTACCTGTAGGAagaagctcacacacagacaataccacCCCATCTAcatctgatgaacacacacacacacacatatacacacacacacacacacacacacacacacacacacacacacacacacacacacgcacacacctgtcCCACCTGCAGGAagaagctcacacacagacagtaccaTCCCATCTAcatctgatgaacacacacacacacacatacacacacacacattaacacacacacacacacacacacacataaacacacacacataaacacacacacacacacacacacacacctgtcccacGTGTAGGaagaagctcacacacacagacagtaccaCCCCATGTAcatctgatgaacacacacacacagacacacacacacacacacacacacacacacacacacacagacagacagtaccACCCCATCTAcatctgatgaacacacacacacacacacacacacacacacagacagtaccaCCCCATCTAcatctgatgaacacacacacacacacacacacacacatacacacacacacacacttgtcccaTGTGTAGGAagaagctcacacacagacagtaccaCCCCATCTAcatctgatgaacacacacacagacacacacacacacacacacagacagacagacagacagtaccACCCTTATTTACATCTGATGAGCACGTctaggagctcacacacacacacacacacacacacacatatacacacacacacacacacacacacacagtaccaccCCATTTACATCTGATGAGCACGTATAGGagctcacaaacagacacacacacagacacacacacacacacacacacacacacacacagacagcatctCCATCTGATTAGCACATAAAGGAGCGTTGAAGATGACCGGTGAAGATTGTCCTGTGGATGTTCACCTTCATGCCTGATGCACACCCAGCCCTTCAGTTCACCTTGGCCTTTGACGAGGAGTCGGAGTGCATATCAAGCACTTTGTATGGCAGACAAAAGAGATGGTCTATTTCTTTTAATATTTGAAAGATGTTTATGTGTGGACTATACTTTATTTTTCCTAAttgttatttgtttaatttggaTGGACAtgcatttttgttgttatttatgtttacattttatcTTTAGTAGATTGAATAAATTGCTGTTCTTGTTTATATCGTATCTCTCCATCCTTTAATGTGTATATAAAAAAGGAATATTGCAAATAATTCAGTATcttgtgtaaaataaaaaacaacactaATTGATACTGTTTAGTTAGTCCTGCTTTTTGACTGAGCTCACAtaagagctcacacacacacacacacacacaagagctcaCATCATTATGGAAGGTTAATCTTTcccaaatacatgcacacacacacacatgttaacgTCTGTTGCTCTGAGAAATCCCTCTTAATGGCCTGTGCTTGAGGCTAGATGCTAGAGCTaaactatatgtatatatatattagggctgtcaatcgattaaaagaaattaactaattaatcgcacattttgaaattaaaaagtttgtttttcttcttaagactaaatcttataaataatcTAACATGACCTCTCTGAATTAGGCTTTGGCCATAtactgccctcttgtggtcaGAGCACTGCAGTAACGACTCTGGACTGGAAGTCAAGCTTGCTAAGCAGTTTGTTTAAACCAATGGCGTGACATGACGAACAATTGGGCTCGTGAAACTGATGGGTGATCAGCCAAAGTCCGTATAGGCAAGTCTCGCCACTCGGCAGCCATTTTGGCAACGCCTCCATGCAGCTGTTTCAGACAAACAAGCTTATAGGCCTTCACAGGAGACACCAGTTCCTTCACACAtaggtggaacgaactgcctagtactaccagagcaggggcgtccctctctaccttcaagaagcttttgaagacccaactcttcagagagcacctcccttcctaactggcacctgaccagctcttaacttgcacttcagcagttacattcctgcacttcttttttccttttttctaggtcgttgttttctaattctcatgtaaagtagtatttattgttacaccatgctttttattgctcttagcttgactgttctctcccttgtacgtcgctttggacaaaagcgtctgctaaatgactaaatgtaaatgtaaatgtaaccagTTCCTTCACACATAGGACTGATGCTGCATGGAGACACCAGTTCCTTCACACATAGGACTGATGCTGCATGGAGACCCCAGTTCCTTCACACATAGGACTGATGCTGCATGGAGACCCCAGTTCCTTCACACATAGGACTGATGCTGCATGGAGACACCAGTTCCTTCACACATAGGACTGATGCTGCATGGAGACACCAGTTCCTTCACACATAGGACTGATGCTGCATGGAGACCCCAGT
This genomic interval carries:
- the rnf4 gene encoding RING finger protein 4, with the protein product MSSEDHSDPETIDIIDSDRPDSGEVVDLTSEVAETSVVDLTNNDSVVLVDEGLQSDADDSPRAFRPRLFPSPHRNTSSRSKPGVVSCPICFDTYPEILHSGRVMVSTLCGHTFCSQCLRDSLAHAHTCPTCRKKLTHRQYHPIYI